In Pseudomonas sp. DNDY-54, a genomic segment contains:
- the rpoC gene encoding DNA-directed RNA polymerase subunit beta', with amino-acid sequence MKDLLNLLKNQGQIEEFDAIKIALASPEMIRSWSFGEVKKPETINYRTFKPERDGLFCAKIFGPVKDYECLCGKYKRLKHRGVICEKCGVEVALAKVRRERMAHIELASPVAHIWFLKSLPSRIGLLLDMTLRDIERVLYFESYVVIDPGMTTLEKGQLLNDEQYFEALEEFGDDFDARMGAEAVRELLHEIDLEHEIGRLREEIPQTNSETKIKKLSKRLKLMEAFHGSGNLPEWMVLTVLPVLPPDLRPLVPLDGGRFATSDLNDLYRRVINRNNRLKRLLDLSAPDIIVRNEKRMLQEAVDALLDNGRRGRAITGSNKRPLKSLADMIKGKQGRFRQNLLGKRVDYSGRSVITVGPTLRLHQCGLPKKMALELFKPFIFGKLEMRGMATTIKAAKKMVERELPEVWDVLAEVIREHPVLLNRAPTLHRLGIQAFEPVLIEGKAIQLHPLVCAAYNADFDGDQMAVHVPLTLEAQLEARALMMSTNNILSPANGEPIIVPSQDVVLGLYYMTREAINAKGEGRVFADLQEVDRVFRAGEASLHARVKVRINETIKDRDGSITKNVRIVDTTVGRALLFQVVPAGLPFDVVNQPMKKKAISKLINLCYRTVGLKDTVIFADQLMYTGFAYSTISGVSIGVNDFVIPDEKARIIDAATEEVKEIESQYASGLVTQGEKYNKVIDLWSKANDEVSKAMMANLSKEKVIDRDGNEAEQDSFNSMYMMADSGARGSAAQIRQLAGMRGLMAKPDGSIIETPITANFREGLNVLQYFISTHGARKGLADTALKTANSGYLTRRLVDVAQDLVVTEVDCGTEQGLFMTPHIEGGDVVEPLGERVLGRVIARDVLKPGTEEVLVPAGTLVDEQWVDFIELNSIDEVVVRSPISCETRYGICAKCYGRDLARGHQVNIGEAVGVIAAQSIGEPGTQLTMRTFHIGGAASRTSAVDNVMVKNGGTIRLHNLKHVERADGALVAVSRSGELAVADDFGRERERYKLPYGAVISIKEGDKVDAGTVVAKWDPHTHPIVTEMKGVVTFVGMEENITIKRQTDELTGLTNIEVMDPKDRPASGKDIRPAIKMVDSSGKELLLPGTDVPAQYFLPANALVGVADGAEINVGDVIARIPQETSKTRDITGGLPRVADLFEARRPKEPSILAEISGTISFGKETKGKRRLVITPTDGTDPYEELIPKWRHLNVFEGEQVNKGEVISDGPSNPHDILRLLGVSALAKYIVNEIQDVYRLQGVKINDKHIETILRQMLRKVEVAESGDSSFIKGDQMELTQVLEENERLSGDDKFSSKYIRVLLGITKASLSTESFISAASFQETTRVLTEAAVTGKRDYLRGLKENVVVGRLIPAGTGLQYHSERKRKREADKPVRVSADEVEAALTEALNSSSN; translated from the coding sequence TTGAAAGACTTGCTGAATCTGTTGAAAAACCAGGGTCAAATCGAAGAGTTCGATGCCATCAAGATTGCATTGGCTTCGCCCGAGATGATCCGTTCCTGGTCCTTTGGTGAAGTCAAGAAGCCAGAGACCATCAACTATCGTACGTTCAAGCCCGAGCGCGACGGCCTGTTCTGCGCCAAGATCTTTGGCCCGGTCAAGGACTATGAGTGCCTGTGCGGTAAGTACAAGCGCCTCAAGCATCGTGGCGTTATCTGTGAGAAGTGCGGCGTTGAAGTTGCGCTGGCGAAGGTGCGCCGTGAGCGTATGGCCCACATTGAGCTGGCTTCGCCGGTTGCTCACATCTGGTTCCTGAAGTCGTTGCCGAGCCGTATCGGCCTGCTGCTGGACATGACCCTGCGTGACATCGAGCGTGTGCTTTATTTCGAAAGCTACGTGGTGATTGATCCGGGCATGACCACCCTCGAGAAGGGTCAGCTGCTCAACGATGAACAGTATTTCGAAGCGTTGGAAGAGTTCGGTGACGACTTCGATGCCCGCATGGGCGCTGAAGCGGTGCGCGAGCTGCTGCACGAAATCGACCTGGAGCACGAGATCGGTCGGCTGCGCGAAGAGATTCCGCAGACCAACTCGGAAACCAAGATCAAAAAGCTGTCTAAGCGCCTCAAGCTGATGGAAGCCTTCCATGGCTCGGGCAACCTGCCTGAGTGGATGGTACTGACCGTGCTGCCGGTTCTGCCGCCGGACCTGCGTCCGCTGGTTCCGCTGGATGGCGGCCGTTTCGCGACATCGGATCTCAATGATCTGTATCGTCGTGTGATCAACCGTAACAACCGTCTGAAGCGCCTGCTCGACCTGTCGGCGCCGGACATCATCGTGCGCAACGAAAAGCGCATGCTGCAGGAAGCTGTCGACGCCCTGCTGGACAACGGCCGTCGCGGCCGTGCCATCACCGGTTCGAACAAGCGCCCGCTGAAATCCCTGGCCGACATGATCAAGGGCAAGCAGGGGCGTTTCCGTCAGAACCTGCTCGGCAAGCGCGTGGACTATTCCGGTCGTTCGGTGATCACCGTTGGCCCGACCCTGCGTCTGCATCAGTGCGGTCTGCCGAAGAAGATGGCCCTCGAGCTGTTCAAGCCGTTCATTTTCGGCAAGCTGGAAATGCGTGGCATGGCGACCACGATCAAGGCCGCCAAGAAGATGGTCGAGCGTGAACTGCCAGAGGTATGGGACGTTCTCGCTGAAGTCATCCGTGAACATCCCGTGCTGCTCAACCGCGCGCCGACCCTGCACCGTCTCGGTATCCAGGCGTTCGAGCCGGTCCTGATCGAAGGCAAGGCGATCCAGCTGCATCCGCTGGTCTGCGCCGCGTACAACGCCGACTTCGACGGTGACCAGATGGCCGTTCACGTGCCGCTGACGCTGGAAGCCCAGCTGGAAGCGCGTGCGCTGATGATGTCCACCAACAACATCCTGTCGCCCGCCAACGGCGAGCCGATCATCGTGCCGTCGCAGGACGTCGTCCTCGGTCTGTACTACATGACCCGCGAGGCGATCAACGCCAAGGGCGAGGGGCGCGTGTTCGCCGACCTGCAGGAAGTCGACCGTGTGTTCCGTGCTGGCGAGGCATCGCTGCACGCTCGCGTTAAGGTTCGGATCAACGAGACCATCAAGGATCGCGACGGCTCCATTACCAAGAACGTGCGTATCGTCGATACCACGGTCGGTCGCGCTCTGCTGTTCCAGGTCGTTCCGGCGGGTCTGCCGTTCGATGTGGTCAACCAGCCGATGAAAAAGAAGGCGATCTCCAAGTTGATTAACCTGTGCTACCGCACGGTTGGTCTGAAGGACACCGTCATCTTCGCTGACCAGCTGATGTACACCGGTTTCGCTTATTCCACTATCTCCGGTGTGTCGATTGGCGTTAATGACTTCGTCATCCCGGACGAAAAGGCCCGGATCATCGATGCGGCGACCGAGGAAGTGAAGGAGATCGAATCGCAGTACGCCTCTGGCCTGGTGACTCAGGGTGAGAAGTACAACAAGGTGATCGACCTCTGGTCCAAGGCCAACGATGAAGTGTCCAAGGCGATGATGGCTAACCTCTCGAAGGAGAAGGTCATCGACCGCGACGGCAATGAGGCTGAGCAGGACTCGTTCAACTCCATGTATATGATGGCCGACTCGGGCGCGCGGGGTTCCGCTGCCCAGATCCGTCAGTTGGCCGGTATGCGTGGCCTGATGGCCAAGCCGGATGGCTCGATCATCGAGACGCCGATTACAGCGAATTTCCGTGAAGGTCTGAACGTACTCCAGTACTTCATCTCCACTCACGGTGCTCGTAAAGGTCTGGCGGATACCGCGCTGAAAACCGCGAACTCCGGTTACTTGACCCGCCGTCTGGTAGACGTCGCGCAGGATCTGGTTGTTACCGAAGTGGATTGCGGTACCGAGCAGGGGCTCTTCATGACGCCGCACATCGAAGGCGGCGACGTCGTCGAGCCATTGGGTGAGCGTGTACTGGGTCGCGTTATTGCTCGTGATGTACTCAAGCCTGGTACCGAGGAAGTCCTTGTACCAGCCGGTACTCTGGTTGATGAGCAATGGGTCGATTTCATCGAGCTGAACAGCATCGACGAAGTTGTCGTTCGTTCGCCCATCAGCTGCGAAACCCGCTACGGGATCTGCGCCAAGTGCTACGGGCGTGACTTGGCACGTGGTCATCAGGTCAACATCGGTGAGGCGGTAGGCGTTATTGCTGCCCAGTCCATTGGTGAACCTGGTACCCAGCTGACCATGCGTACGTTCCACATTGGTGGTGCGGCCAGCCGAACGTCTGCTGTTGACAACGTTATGGTCAAGAACGGGGGTACTATCCGCCTGCATAACCTGAAGCACGTCGAGCGCGCAGATGGCGCCCTGGTCGCGGTTTCCCGTTCCGGTGAGCTGGCTGTCGCTGACGACTTCGGGCGTGAGCGCGAGCGTTACAAGCTCCCGTATGGTGCTGTTATTTCCATCAAGGAAGGCGACAAGGTCGATGCCGGCACTGTCGTGGCCAAGTGGGATCCGCACACTCACCCGATCGTGACCGAGATGAAGGGTGTCGTGACCTTCGTTGGCATGGAAGAGAACATCACCATCAAGCGTCAGACCGATGAGCTCACCGGTTTGACCAACATCGAAGTGATGGATCCGAAGGATCGTCCTGCTTCCGGCAAAGACATTCGCCCAGCGATCAAGATGGTCGATTCCAGTGGCAAGGAATTGCTCCTGCCGGGTACCGACGTACCTGCACAGTATTTCCTGCCTGCGAACGCCTTGGTAGGGGTGGCTGACGGCGCCGAGATCAATGTGGGTGACGTCATCGCACGTATCCCTCAAGAAACTTCGAAAACTCGCGACATCACGGGTGGTCTGCCGCGTGTTGCGGACCTCTTTGAGGCTCGTCGTCCTAAAGAGCCTTCAATCCTCGCAGAAATCAGCGGCACGATTTCCTTCGGCAAGGAAACCAAGGGCAAGCGCCGTCTGGTTATTACCCCAACCGATGGTACGGATCCTTACGAGGAGCTGATTCCGAAGTGGCGCCACCTGAACGTGTTTGAAGGCGAACAGGTAAATAAGGGTGAGGTAATCTCGGACGGCCCGAGCAACCCGCACGACATCCTGCGACTGCTTGGCGTGAGCGCACTGGCGAAATACATCGTCAACGAGATTCAGGACGTTTACCGCCTGCAGGGCGTAAAGATCAACGACAAGCACATCGAGACCATCCTGCGCCAGATGTTGCGCAAGGTTGAAGTCGCTGAGTCGGGGGATTCCAGTTTCATCAAGGGCGACCAGATGGAGCTTACCCAGGTCTTGGAAGAAAACGAGCGCCTCTCCGGCGACGACAAGTTCAGTTCGAAGTATATTCGGGTCTTGTTGGGTATCACCAAGGCGTCGCTCTCTACCGAATCGTTTATTTCGGCTGCCTCTTTCCAGGAAACCACTCGGGTTCTTACCGAGGCAGCGGTTACTGGAAAGCGCGATTACTTGCGCGGCCTGAAAGAAAACGTCGTCGTAGGTCGGTTGATTCCCGCGGGTACCGGTCTTCAGTATCACAGTGAACGCAAGCGCAAGCGTGAAGCTGACAAGCCGGTTCGCGTGAGTGCTGATGAAGTCGAAGCAGCGCTGACCGAGGCGCTGAACTCGAGCAGCAACTGA
- the rpsL gene encoding 30S ribosomal protein S12 — MATINQLVRQPRKRVVEKSDVPALQNCPQRRGVCTRVYTTTPKKPNSALRKVCRVRLTNGFEVASYIGGEGHNLQEHSVVLIRGGRVKDLPGVRYHTVRGSLDTSGVKDRKQGRSKYGTKRPK; from the coding sequence ATGGCAACGATTAACCAGCTGGTACGCCAGCCGCGCAAGCGCGTCGTCGAGAAAAGCGACGTCCCTGCGCTGCAGAACTGCCCGCAACGCCGTGGCGTGTGCACTCGTGTGTACACCACCACGCCAAAGAAACCGAACTCCGCACTGCGTAAAGTCTGCCGTGTTCGCCTGACCAACGGTTTTGAAGTCGCCTCCTACATTGGTGGTGAAGGTCATAACCTGCAAGAGCACAGCGTCGTGCTGATCCGTGGCGGTCGTGTAAAAGACCTCCCGGGTGTTCGCTACCACACTGTTCGCGGTTCGCTGGATACCTCCGGTGTTAAGGATCGTAAGCAGGGCCGTTCCAAGTACGGCACCAAGCGTCCGAAGTAA
- the rpsG gene encoding 30S ribosomal protein S7, translating to MPRRRVAAKREILDDPKYGSLILAKFMNHVMESGKKAVAERIVYGALEKVKERKNTDPLEIFEKALDAIAPLVEVKSRRVGGATYQVPVEVRPSRRNALAMRWLVDAARKRGEKSMALRLAGELSDAFEGKGAAVKKREDVHRMAEANKAFSHYRF from the coding sequence ATGCCAAGACGTCGTGTAGCAGCCAAGCGCGAGATCCTTGACGATCCGAAATACGGAAGTCTGATCCTGGCCAAATTCATGAACCACGTGATGGAGAGCGGCAAGAAAGCCGTCGCAGAGCGTATCGTTTATGGTGCCTTGGAAAAGGTTAAAGAGCGCAAGAACACCGATCCCCTGGAAATCTTCGAAAAAGCACTCGACGCCATCGCTCCGCTGGTCGAAGTGAAGTCGCGCCGCGTAGGTGGTGCGACTTATCAGGTTCCGGTCGAGGTTCGTCCTTCCCGTCGTAACGCCCTGGCTATGCGCTGGCTGGTGGATGCCGCGCGTAAGCGTGGTGAGAAGTCCATGGCTCTGCGTTTGGCTGGCGAGCTGTCGGATGCGTTTGAGGGCAAGGGCGCTGCTGTGAAGAAGCGTGAAGATGTGCATCGCATGGCTGAAGCCAACAAGGCGTTCTCGCACTACCGTTTCTAA
- the fusA gene encoding elongation factor G, whose product MARNTAINRYRNIGICAHVDAGKTTTTERILFYTGLSHKMGEVHDGAATTDWMVQEQERGITITSAAVTTFWKGSAGQYDNYRVNVIDTPGHVDFTIEVERSLRVLDGAVVVFCGTSGVEPQSETVWRQANKYGVPRVVYVNKMDRAGANFLRVVSQIKNRLGHTPVPIQLAIGSEENFQGQVDLIKMKAIYWSDEDKGTTYREEEIPDDMLELAEEWRSNMVEAAAESSEELMNKYLEGEELTIDEIKAGLRARTLANEIVPAVCGSSFKNKGVPLVLDAVIEFLPAPTEIPPIKGIHPDLIDKPKEELVDADFDERHADDAEPFSALAFKIATDPFVGTLTFVRVYSGFLSSGDSVINSVKGKKERVGRMVQMHANQREEIKEVRAGDIAALIGMKDVTTGDTLCNADKPIILERMDFPEPVISVAVEPKTKADQEKMGIALGKLAQEDPSFRVKTDEETGQTIISGMGELHLDILVDRMKREFNVEANIGKPQVSYREKITKNCEIEGKFVRQSGGRGQFGHCWIRFAPADEGQEGLVFVNEVVGGVVPKEYIPAIQKGIEEQMKNGVVAGYPLIGLKATVFDGSYHDVDSNEMAFKVAASMATKQLAQKGGGVVLEPIMKVEVVTPEDYMGDVMGDLNRRRGLIQGMEDTVSGKVIRAEVPLGEMFGYATDVRSMSQGRASYSMEFSKYSEAPSNIVEALVKKQG is encoded by the coding sequence ATGGCTCGTAACACAGCAATTAACCGCTACCGCAACATTGGTATTTGCGCACACGTTGATGCGGGCAAGACCACTACGACCGAGCGGATCCTGTTTTATACAGGTCTCAGCCATAAAATGGGTGAGGTTCACGACGGTGCGGCGACCACTGACTGGATGGTGCAGGAGCAGGAGCGTGGTATCACTATTACCTCTGCTGCTGTTACGACCTTCTGGAAGGGCTCAGCTGGTCAGTATGACAACTATCGCGTAAACGTCATCGACACCCCCGGCCACGTTGACTTCACTATTGAAGTAGAGCGCTCGCTGCGCGTGCTTGACGGCGCTGTCGTTGTCTTCTGCGGCACTTCCGGTGTAGAGCCTCAGTCCGAGACTGTATGGCGTCAGGCCAACAAGTACGGCGTTCCGCGTGTTGTTTACGTGAACAAGATGGACCGTGCGGGTGCAAATTTCCTGCGCGTCGTTAGTCAGATCAAGAATCGTCTCGGTCATACCCCGGTTCCGATTCAGCTCGCCATTGGCTCGGAAGAAAACTTCCAGGGTCAGGTCGACCTGATCAAGATGAAGGCTATCTACTGGAGCGACGAAGACAAGGGCACTACCTATCGTGAGGAAGAAATTCCTGACGATATGCTGGAGCTGGCTGAAGAATGGCGCTCCAACATGGTTGAGGCTGCTGCCGAGTCCAGTGAAGAGCTGATGAACAAGTATCTGGAAGGCGAAGAGCTGACCATAGACGAGATCAAAGCTGGTCTTCGCGCTCGCACCCTGGCTAATGAAATCGTTCCGGCTGTCTGCGGGTCGTCCTTCAAAAACAAGGGTGTTCCTCTTGTTCTCGACGCCGTTATCGAGTTCCTCCCGGCTCCGACCGAGATTCCTCCGATCAAGGGCATTCATCCGGATCTCATTGATAAGCCTAAGGAAGAGCTCGTTGATGCTGACTTCGATGAGCGTCATGCCGACGACGCGGAGCCGTTCTCCGCTCTAGCGTTCAAGATTGCCACCGACCCGTTCGTTGGTACCCTGACGTTCGTGCGGGTCTATTCAGGTTTCCTGAGTTCCGGCGACTCCGTGATCAACTCGGTCAAAGGAAAGAAAGAGCGCGTTGGTCGTATGGTGCAGATGCACGCCAACCAGCGTGAAGAGATCAAGGAAGTTCGCGCGGGTGATATCGCGGCTCTTATCGGCATGAAGGACGTCACCACTGGTGACACGCTGTGCAATGCTGACAAGCCGATCATCCTTGAGCGTATGGATTTCCCCGAGCCGGTTATCTCGGTAGCAGTCGAGCCGAAAACCAAGGCTGACCAAGAGAAGATGGGTATCGCGCTGGGCAAGCTTGCTCAGGAAGATCCTTCGTTCCGAGTCAAAACCGACGAAGAAACGGGTCAGACCATCATTTCCGGTATGGGTGAGCTTCACCTGGATATCCTCGTTGATCGCATGAAGCGTGAGTTCAACGTTGAGGCGAACATCGGTAAGCCGCAGGTTTCCTACCGCGAGAAAATCACCAAGAACTGCGAAATCGAAGGCAAGTTCGTGCGTCAGTCGGGTGGTCGTGGTCAGTTCGGTCATTGCTGGATTCGTTTTGCGCCGGCAGATGAAGGCCAGGAAGGTCTGGTCTTTGTGAACGAAGTCGTGGGTGGTGTGGTTCCGAAGGAATACATACCGGCCATCCAGAAGGGTATCGAAGAGCAGATGAAGAACGGTGTTGTTGCCGGTTATCCGCTTATCGGCCTGAAGGCGACCGTGTTCGATGGCTCCTACCATGACGTCGACTCCAACGAGATGGCGTTCAAGGTGGCCGCTTCCATGGCGACCAAGCAGCTGGCCCAGAAGGGTGGCGGTGTAGTGCTTGAGCCGATCATGAAGGTAGAGGTGGTAACCCCTGAGGACTACATGGGTGACGTGATGGGCGACCTGAATCGTCGTCGTGGTTTGATCCAGGGTATGGAAGACACAGTGTCCGGCAAGGTAATCCGTGCCGAAGTACCGCTGGGTGAAATGTTCGGTTATGCGACCGACGTTCGTTCCATGTCTCAGGGTCGCGCGAGCTACTCTATGGAATTCTCCAAATACTCCGAGGCTCCGTCGAATATCGTCGAAGCACTGGTTAAAAAACAAGGTTGA
- the tuf gene encoding elongation factor Tu, with translation MAKEKFERNKPHLNVGTIGHVDHGKTTLTAALTKVCAETWGGSARDFSQIDNAPEEKARGITINTSHVEYDSSIRHYAHVDCPGHADYVKNMITGAAQMDGAILVCSAADGPMPQTREHILLSRQVGVPYIVVFLNKADMVDDAELLELVEMEVRDLLSTYDFPGDDTPIIIGSALMALNGQDDNEMGVSAVRKLVETLDSYIPEPERAIDKPFLMPIEDVFSISGRGTVVTGRVERGIVKVQEEIEIVGIRDTTKTTCTGVEMFRKLLDEGRAGENVGVLLRGTKRDDVERGQVLAKPGTIKPHTKFEGEVYVLSKEEGGRHTPFFKGYRPQFYFRTTDVTGNCELPEGVEMVMPGDNIKMVVTLIAPIAMEDGLRFAIREGGRTVGAGVVAKIIE, from the coding sequence GTGGCTAAAGAAAAATTCGAACGTAACAAACCGCACCTGAACGTCGGCACCATTGGTCACGTTGACCATGGCAAAACCACGCTCACCGCTGCACTGACCAAGGTCTGTGCGGAAACCTGGGGCGGCTCTGCGCGTGACTTCTCGCAGATCGACAACGCGCCGGAAGAGAAGGCTCGTGGTATCACCATCAACACCTCCCACGTTGAATATGATTCCTCGATCCGTCACTACGCGCACGTTGACTGCCCAGGCCACGCTGACTATGTGAAGAACATGATCACCGGTGCTGCGCAGATGGACGGCGCGATCCTGGTTTGCTCCGCTGCTGACGGCCCGATGCCTCAGACTCGCGAGCACATCCTGCTGTCCCGTCAGGTTGGTGTTCCCTACATCGTTGTCTTCCTGAACAAGGCTGACATGGTGGACGACGCCGAGCTGCTGGAACTGGTCGAAATGGAAGTGCGTGACCTGCTCAGCACTTACGATTTCCCGGGCGACGACACTCCGATCATCATCGGTTCGGCGCTGATGGCTCTGAACGGCCAGGATGACAACGAAATGGGCGTGTCGGCCGTGCGCAAGCTGGTTGAAACTCTGGATAGCTACATTCCAGAGCCTGAGCGTGCCATCGACAAGCCATTCCTGATGCCGATCGAAGACGTGTTCTCCATCTCTGGTCGCGGCACTGTTGTGACCGGTCGTGTTGAGCGCGGTATCGTCAAGGTTCAGGAAGAGATCGAAATCGTCGGCATTCGTGACACCACCAAGACCACCTGCACCGGTGTTGAGATGTTCCGTAAGCTGCTCGACGAAGGTCGTGCGGGTGAGAACGTCGGCGTGCTGCTGCGCGGTACCAAGCGTGATGACGTCGAGCGTGGTCAGGTTCTGGCCAAGCCGGGCACCATCAAGCCGCACACTAAGTTCGAAGGCGAAGTCTACGTCCTGAGCAAGGAAGAAGGCGGCCGTCACACGCCGTTCTTCAAGGGCTATCGTCCGCAGTTCTACTTCCGGACCACCGACGTGACCGGTAACTGCGAGCTGCCAGAAGGCGTTGAGATGGTAATGCCGGGCGACAACATCAAGATGGTTGTCACCTTGATCGCCCCGATCGCCATGGAAGATGGCCTGCGTTTCGCAATTCGCGAAGGCGGCCGTACCGTTGGCGCTGGTGTGGTTGCCAAGATCATCGAGTAA
- the rpsJ gene encoding 30S ribosomal protein S10 — protein MQNQQIRIRLKAFDHRLIDQSTQEIVETAKRTGAQVRGPIPLPTRKERFTVLVSPHVNKDARDQYEIRTHKRVLDIVQPTDKTVDALMKLDLAAGVEVQISLG, from the coding sequence ATGCAAAACCAACAAATCCGTATTCGGTTGAAGGCTTTTGACCATCGCCTGATCGATCAATCAACCCAGGAAATCGTGGAAACCGCGAAGCGTACTGGGGCTCAGGTGCGTGGTCCGATTCCACTGCCGACCCGCAAAGAGCGGTTCACTGTTCTGGTTTCTCCGCATGTCAACAAGGATGCGCGCGACCAGTATGAGATCCGTACTCATAAGCGTGTGCTGGATATCGTCCAGCCGACCGACAAGACTGTCGATGCGCTGATGAAGCTTGATCTAGCGGCTGGCGTGGAAGTGCAGATCAGCCTCGGCTAA
- the rplC gene encoding 50S ribosomal protein L3, which yields MTIGVVGRKCGMTRVFTEDGVSIPVTVIEIEPNRVTQFKNEESDGYRAVQVTVGERRASRVTKAQAGHFAKANVAAGRGVWEFRLDGEEFQVGDQINAEIFQAGQMVDVTGQSKGKGFAGTIKRWNFRGQDNTHGNSVSHRVPGSIGQCQTPGRVFKGKKMSGHMGAERVTVQSLEIVRVDAERNLLLVKGAVPGATGGDVVVRPAAKARG from the coding sequence ATGACTATTGGTGTAGTCGGTCGTAAATGCGGCATGACCCGCGTTTTCACCGAAGATGGTGTCTCTATTCCGGTTACGGTCATTGAGATCGAGCCGAATCGCGTCACTCAGTTCAAGAATGAAGAGAGCGATGGCTATCGCGCCGTGCAGGTCACTGTCGGTGAGCGTCGCGCGTCCCGTGTTACCAAAGCTCAGGCTGGTCATTTCGCTAAGGCGAACGTGGCTGCAGGTCGTGGCGTCTGGGAATTCCGCCTTGATGGCGAGGAGTTCCAGGTTGGTGACCAGATCAACGCTGAAATCTTCCAGGCAGGACAGATGGTGGATGTCACCGGTCAGTCCAAGGGTAAAGGCTTTGCCGGTACCATCAAGCGCTGGAATTTCCGTGGTCAGGACAATACTCACGGTAACTCCGTATCCCACCGCGTCCCGGGTTCTATTGGCCAGTGCCAGACTCCAGGTCGTGTTTTCAAGGGCAAGAAGATGTCCGGGCACATGGGCGCCGAGCGCGTAACCGTGCAGTCCCTGGAAATCGTGCGTGTCGATGCCGAGCGTAACCTTCTGCTGGTCAAGGGCGCAGTGCCCGGCGCCACCGGTGGTGACGTTGTCGTGCGTCCGGCCGCCAAGGCTCGCGGGTAA
- the rplD gene encoding 50S ribosomal protein L4, translating to MQLNVNGAQAIEVSEQTFGGEFNETLVHQAVVAYMAGGRQGSKQQKTRSDVSGGGKRPWRQKGTGRARAGTSRGPIWRGGGVTFAARPQNHEQKLNKKMYRAAMRSILSELVRSERLVVVEDFAVDSPKTKLLANKLTGMGLNDVLIVSDAVDQNLYLAARNLPHVDVRDVQGSDPVSLIAYDKVLITVSAVKKFEELLG from the coding sequence ATGCAATTGAATGTAAATGGCGCACAGGCCATCGAAGTCTCCGAGCAAACCTTTGGTGGTGAGTTCAACGAGACGCTGGTGCACCAGGCGGTCGTGGCCTATATGGCTGGCGGTCGTCAGGGCAGCAAGCAGCAGAAGACTCGCTCCGATGTCTCGGGTGGCGGTAAGCGTCCCTGGCGTCAAAAAGGTACTGGCCGAGCCCGTGCGGGTACTTCGCGTGGTCCGATCTGGCGTGGCGGTGGCGTAACCTTCGCTGCTCGTCCGCAGAACCATGAGCAGAAGCTCAACAAGAAGATGTACCGTGCGGCGATGCGTTCCATTCTTTCTGAATTGGTTCGCTCTGAGCGCCTGGTCGTCGTTGAAGATTTCGCTGTCGATAGCCCCAAGACCAAGCTGCTTGCCAACAAGCTGACCGGTATGGGCCTGAATGACGTACTGATCGTTTCCGATGCTGTCGATCAGAACCTGTACCTGGCGGCTCGCAACCTGCCGCACGTCGATGTTCGTGACGTTCAAGGTTCCGATCCTGTCAGCCTGATCGCCTATGACAAGGTGTTGATCACCGTGTCGGCTGTGAAGAAATTCGAGGAGCTGCTGGGATGA
- the rplW gene encoding 50S ribosomal protein L23, with amino-acid sequence MNQERVFKVLLGPHVSEKATMLADSKSQFVFKVATDATKLEIKKAVESLFNVKVAKVSTLNVQGKTKRTARGLGKRNDWKKAYIALQPGQDLDFSGNAE; translated from the coding sequence ATGAACCAGGAACGCGTATTCAAAGTCCTGCTTGGTCCGCACGTCTCCGAGAAGGCAACCATGCTGGCTGACAGCAAGAGCCAGTTCGTTTTCAAGGTTGCTACTGATGCAACCAAGCTGGAAATCAAGAAGGCCGTCGAAAGCCTGTTCAACGTGAAGGTCGCCAAGGTCAGTACTCTGAATGTTCAGGGCAAGACCAAGCGTACCGCTCGCGGTCTGGGCAAGCGCAACGACTGGAAGAAGGCATACATCGCGCTTCAGCCGGGCCAGGATCTCGATTTCTCCGGCAACGCTGAGTAA